A window of Marinobacter salarius contains these coding sequences:
- the galE gene encoding UDP-glucose 4-epimerase GalE: MKVLVTGGAGYIGSHVVRQLGEAGHDIVIFDNLSTGYRWAVTCGELVVGDLGDEQAIADLFSQHRFEAVLHFAANIVVPESVENPLKYYRNNTRNTLNLLKAVEDNQVPYMVFSSTAAVYGMPEETVLTEDLPLAPINPYGASKMMSERMIMDLAAASSLNYVILRYFNVAGANPEGLLGQATPEATHLIKVACECVTGKRDGMSVFGTDYDTRDGTCIRDYIHVEDLAKAHVMALDYMAGGGESRVLNCGYGRGFTVREVIDVVKRQSGNDFPVQETGRRAGDPAALMADNSRIKKVLGWQPDYDDLDTIVGTALTWEKIWQDKQA; the protein is encoded by the coding sequence ATGAAAGTTCTGGTAACCGGCGGAGCCGGCTATATAGGTAGTCATGTCGTAAGGCAGTTGGGCGAAGCCGGACACGACATTGTCATTTTCGATAACCTGTCCACCGGTTACCGCTGGGCGGTCACCTGTGGCGAGCTGGTGGTCGGAGATCTCGGCGATGAACAGGCCATTGCGGACCTTTTCAGCCAGCACCGCTTTGAAGCCGTGCTGCATTTCGCCGCCAATATCGTGGTGCCGGAATCGGTGGAGAATCCCCTCAAGTACTACCGCAACAATACCCGTAACACGCTGAATCTTCTGAAGGCCGTCGAAGATAACCAGGTGCCCTACATGGTGTTTTCATCCACGGCTGCCGTCTACGGTATGCCAGAGGAAACGGTACTGACGGAAGATCTACCGCTTGCTCCGATCAATCCCTATGGCGCCTCCAAGATGATGAGCGAGCGGATGATCATGGATCTGGCTGCCGCATCGTCCCTCAATTACGTGATCCTGCGTTACTTCAACGTAGCTGGGGCCAATCCTGAAGGTTTGCTGGGGCAGGCAACACCTGAAGCTACGCACCTGATCAAGGTTGCGTGTGAATGTGTGACGGGCAAGCGCGATGGTATGAGCGTGTTTGGCACCGACTATGACACCCGTGATGGCACCTGCATCCGCGACTACATCCACGTGGAAGACCTGGCCAAGGCTCATGTGATGGCGTTGGACTACATGGCCGGTGGTGGTGAGTCGCGAGTGTTGAACTGCGGCTACGGGCGTGGGTTTACCGTCCGCGAAGTTATTGATGTCGTCAAGCGCCAGTCAGGCAACGACTTTCCGGTGCAGGAAACCGGCCGTCGGGCAGGGGACCCAGCCGCGCTGATGGCGGACAACTCGCGAATCAAAAAGGTACTGGGCTGGCAGCCGGATTACGATGACCTGGATACCATCGTCGGCACAGCCCTGACCTGGGAAAAGATCTGGCAGGATAAGCAAGCCTGA
- a CDS encoding UDP-glucose/GDP-mannose dehydrogenase family protein, with product MKITIFGTGYVGLVTGACLADVGHHVLCMDVDQGKIDKLKNGHIPIYEPGLESIVKHTVEAGRLAFTTDTKEAVAHGVLQFIAVGTPPDEDGSADLQYVTAVARAIGQYMDEYKVVVDKSTVPVGTGDRVKAAVRSELDKRGLELEFDVVSNPEFLKEGAAITDFMKPDRIIVGTDSERAKEVLHEVYYPFNRSHDRMIFMDIRSAELTKYAANSMLATKISFMNEIANLAERLGADIENVRRGIGSDPRIGYHFIYPGCGYGGSCFPKDVQALTRTARDCDYDSRLLNAVEAVNNAQKHVLFDKISHYFNGNLKGKVVGIWGLAFKPNTDDMREASSRALMQDLWNAGASVQAFDPEAMEETQRIFGDQPGLTLCGTKEQALKGADVLAICTEWKEFRSPDFAAIAATIKEPVVFDGRNLYEPDMLERHGMIYYAIGRGRNQFHGG from the coding sequence ATGAAAATTACTATTTTCGGGACTGGATACGTCGGGCTTGTGACGGGTGCATGTCTGGCCGACGTGGGCCACCATGTTCTATGCATGGATGTGGATCAGGGCAAGATCGATAAGCTGAAAAACGGTCATATCCCCATTTATGAGCCTGGCCTCGAGTCCATCGTAAAGCATACCGTTGAGGCCGGCCGTCTGGCGTTCACCACCGATACCAAAGAAGCCGTAGCTCACGGTGTGCTGCAGTTCATTGCAGTGGGTACGCCGCCGGATGAAGACGGTTCAGCCGACCTGCAGTATGTGACGGCCGTGGCGCGCGCCATCGGACAGTACATGGACGAGTACAAAGTGGTTGTGGACAAGTCTACTGTGCCGGTTGGTACCGGAGACAGGGTTAAGGCTGCGGTGCGCTCCGAGTTGGACAAGCGCGGGTTAGAGCTCGAATTCGATGTGGTGTCCAATCCCGAGTTTCTGAAGGAAGGGGCGGCCATCACCGATTTCATGAAGCCCGACCGCATCATCGTTGGCACCGACAGTGAGCGGGCCAAGGAGGTGCTGCACGAGGTCTACTACCCATTCAATCGTAGCCACGACCGCATGATCTTCATGGACATCCGGTCTGCGGAACTGACCAAGTATGCAGCCAACTCCATGCTGGCCACCAAGATCAGCTTCATGAACGAGATAGCCAACCTGGCGGAGCGCCTCGGTGCCGATATCGAGAACGTTCGCCGGGGTATCGGTTCTGACCCCCGCATCGGCTACCACTTCATTTATCCCGGTTGCGGTTATGGCGGCTCCTGTTTCCCGAAAGACGTACAGGCGCTGACCCGCACAGCCAGGGACTGTGACTACGATTCCCGCCTGCTGAACGCCGTGGAAGCCGTGAACAACGCCCAGAAGCATGTGTTGTTCGACAAGATCAGTCATTACTTCAATGGCAACCTGAAGGGTAAGGTGGTCGGAATCTGGGGGTTGGCATTCAAGCCCAACACCGACGATATGCGTGAAGCCTCGTCCCGTGCCCTGATGCAGGATCTCTGGAATGCCGGTGCGAGTGTGCAGGCCTTCGATCCTGAAGCGATGGAAGAGACCCAGCGTATCTTCGGCGACCAGCCTGGGCTGACTCTATGCGGAACCAAGGAGCAGGCGCTGAAAGGCGCGGATGTATTGGCCATCTGCACCGAGTGGAAGGAGTTCCGGTCACCGGACTTTGCAGCCATCGCCGCGACGATTAAAGAGCCTGTGGTCTTTGACGGACGTAACCTGTATGAACCCGACATGCTCGAGCGCCACGGTATGATCTACTACGCCATTGGCCGTGGCAGGAATCAGTTCCACGGAGGTTGA
- a CDS encoding HIT domain-containing protein gives MSGAESPFVLHERLEADTVSLGQSKLCEIRLMNDSNWPWILLVPRVDGVREIYQLAPEQQRQLLAESSLLGEGMMELFGGDKLNVAALGNMVPQLHLHHIVRFEGDSAWPGPVWGKLPPKPYSVSDLARISEQLKPLLGRLSQIVA, from the coding sequence ATGAGTGGGGCGGAGTCGCCGTTTGTCCTGCACGAGCGTCTGGAAGCTGACACAGTCAGCCTCGGACAGAGCAAGCTGTGTGAAATTCGGCTGATGAACGACAGCAACTGGCCCTGGATCCTTCTGGTGCCCAGGGTTGATGGCGTGCGGGAGATCTATCAGCTGGCTCCGGAGCAACAGCGGCAGCTGCTGGCGGAATCGTCCCTTCTTGGGGAGGGCATGATGGAATTGTTCGGTGGGGATAAGCTCAATGTTGCGGCGTTGGGTAACATGGTGCCGCAACTTCACCTTCATCATATCGTGCGTTTTGAAGGCGATTCCGCCTGGCCTGGTCCTGTCTGGGGCAAGCTTCCGCCGAAGCCCTACAGTGTCAGCGACCTGGCCAGAATAAGCGAACAACTGAAGCCGTTGCTGGGCCGGCTTTCGCAAATAGTGGCGTAG
- the fabR gene encoding HTH-type transcriptional repressor FabR, which produces MSARAEQKLRTRRALMDAALAQLSADRGFGSLSLREVAREAGIAPTSFYRHFSELDELGLALVDEGGVALRQLMRQARKRIARNGSAISTSVDTFMEYLGNNSNLFRLMLRESTGVSKPFRTAIKAEIDHFVTELAADLARIADEENRPLSDSKLVADAMVTLVFNQGAEALDATPPEKEALKDKLKTELRMILVGSRTIARHKR; this is translated from the coding sequence TTGTCAGCCCGAGCCGAACAGAAACTCCGCACTCGCCGTGCCCTGATGGATGCTGCCCTTGCTCAACTAAGCGCGGACCGGGGCTTCGGCAGCCTGAGCCTGCGGGAAGTGGCAAGGGAAGCTGGCATTGCGCCGACATCTTTCTACCGGCACTTTTCCGAACTCGACGAGCTGGGGCTTGCCCTGGTGGATGAAGGCGGTGTCGCCCTGCGGCAGCTTATGCGCCAGGCACGCAAGCGAATTGCACGGAACGGCAGCGCCATCAGCACGTCAGTGGATACCTTCATGGAGTATCTTGGCAACAACTCCAACCTGTTTCGTCTGATGCTGCGGGAAAGCACCGGGGTATCAAAACCCTTCCGCACTGCCATCAAGGCTGAAATCGACCACTTTGTGACCGAACTGGCGGCAGATCTGGCCCGTATCGCGGATGAAGAGAATCGCCCCCTATCAGACTCGAAACTGGTGGCGGACGCCATGGTGACACTGGTGTTCAATCAGGGCGCCGAGGCGCTTGACGCAACACCACCGGAAAAGGAAGCCTTGAAGGACAAACTGAAAACCGAGCTCAGGATGATCCTGGTTGGATCACGCACCATCGCTCGGCATAAACGCTAA
- the aspS gene encoding aspartate--tRNA ligase, which translates to MRSHYCGGINESHIDQEVTLCGWVHRRRDHGGVIFLDLRDRDGISQVVFDPDTPESFNLAEKVRSEFVIQVTGRVRRRPAGTENANMPTGQVELLGKQLSILNAAATPPFPLDEHVDVGEDVRLKYRFVDLRRPEMLNRLRFRSRVTSYIRNFLDSNGFMDVETPILTRATPEGARDYLVPSRTHEGSFFALPQSPQLFKQLLMVSGVDRYYQIAKCFRDEDLRADRQPEFTQIDIEASFIDEETLMTLNENMIRSLFKDVLEVDLPEFPRMPYAEAMQRYGSDKPDLRIPLELVDVGDLVAGVDFKVFAGPANDPKGRVAALRVPKGGELTRKQIDDYTKYVGIYGAKGLAYIKVNDTSKGVEGLQSPIIKFLGDDVAQAVIERSGAEDGDIVFFGADKTNVVNEALGALRIKVGHDLNMLTSEWAPMWVVDFPMFEETSDGSLTAIHHPFTAPSCSGEELEASPATALSRAYDMVLNGTELGGGSIRIHDEKMQESVFRTLGIEHEEARAKFGFLLDALKYGCPPHGGLAFGLDRLIMLMTGASSIRDVIAFPKTQSATCLMTQAPGEVDDKQLRELHIRRRKPAAKAGENKEDTQTGE; encoded by the coding sequence ATGCGCAGTCATTATTGCGGTGGAATCAACGAATCTCACATCGATCAGGAAGTTACTCTTTGCGGTTGGGTTCATCGTCGCCGCGATCACGGCGGGGTGATCTTTCTGGACCTTCGCGATCGGGACGGCATTTCCCAGGTCGTGTTCGATCCGGATACCCCAGAGAGCTTCAATCTGGCGGAGAAGGTCCGCAGTGAATTCGTGATCCAGGTGACCGGCCGTGTGCGCCGTCGTCCCGCCGGTACCGAAAACGCCAACATGCCGACTGGGCAGGTCGAACTGCTGGGTAAGCAGTTGTCCATCCTGAATGCCGCTGCAACGCCTCCGTTCCCGCTGGATGAGCATGTGGATGTGGGCGAAGATGTTCGCCTGAAGTATCGCTTTGTAGACCTGCGTCGCCCAGAAATGCTGAACCGACTGCGTTTCCGCTCCAGGGTGACCAGCTATATTCGCAACTTCCTGGACAGCAATGGTTTCATGGATGTCGAAACGCCCATCCTGACCCGAGCCACGCCGGAAGGCGCACGTGACTATCTGGTGCCAAGCCGCACCCATGAGGGCTCCTTCTTCGCGCTTCCCCAGTCCCCGCAACTTTTCAAGCAGTTGCTGATGGTGTCCGGTGTGGATCGCTATTACCAGATCGCCAAGTGTTTCCGTGACGAAGACCTGCGTGCCGACCGTCAGCCCGAGTTCACGCAGATTGACATCGAGGCTTCGTTCATCGACGAGGAGACCTTGATGACCCTGAACGAGAACATGATTCGTTCCCTGTTCAAGGATGTGCTGGAAGTGGATCTGCCGGAGTTCCCGCGCATGCCGTACGCCGAGGCAATGCAGCGCTATGGCAGCGACAAGCCGGATCTGCGTATCCCGCTTGAGCTGGTTGATGTGGGGGATCTGGTTGCGGGCGTTGACTTCAAGGTGTTTGCCGGTCCGGCTAATGACCCCAAGGGCCGCGTAGCAGCGCTACGTGTTCCTAAGGGCGGCGAGCTGACCCGCAAACAGATCGACGACTACACCAAGTACGTGGGTATCTACGGCGCCAAGGGGCTGGCCTACATCAAGGTCAATGATACTTCCAAGGGCGTTGAAGGCCTGCAGTCGCCGATCATCAAATTCCTGGGTGACGACGTTGCACAGGCCGTCATCGAGCGCTCCGGTGCGGAAGATGGCGATATTGTGTTCTTCGGCGCCGATAAGACCAACGTGGTCAACGAAGCCCTGGGCGCGCTTCGCATCAAGGTCGGCCACGACCTGAACATGCTGACGTCCGAGTGGGCGCCGATGTGGGTAGTGGACTTTCCGATGTTCGAGGAAACGTCTGACGGAAGCCTGACCGCGATTCACCATCCGTTCACGGCGCCGTCCTGTTCTGGCGAGGAACTGGAAGCGTCACCGGCGACGGCATTGTCCCGCGCCTACGACATGGTGCTGAATGGCACCGAGCTCGGTGGCGGTTCCATCCGTATTCATGACGAAAAAATGCAGGAAAGTGTGTTCCGTACCCTGGGTATTGAGCACGAAGAAGCGCGGGCCAAGTTCGGGTTCCTGCTGGATGCGCTGAAATACGGTTGCCCTCCCCATGGTGGCCTGGCGTTTGGCCTGGACCGGTTGATCATGCTGATGACAGGCGCCAGCTCCATCCGTGATGTGATTGCGTTCCCCAAAACCCAGAGCGCCACCTGTCTGATGACACAGGCGCCCGGAGAAGTGGACGACAAGCAGTTGCGTGAGCTTCATATCCGCCGCCGCAAGCCCGCGGCCAAGGCCGGCGAAAATAAGGAAGACACCCAGACAGGCGAGTAA
- a CDS encoding YebC/PmpR family DNA-binding transcriptional regulator produces MAGHSKWANIKHRKAAQDAKRGKIFTKIIRELTVAARQGGGNPDDNPRLRGVIDKALTANMKKDTIERAVERGAGDGDDSNYEEPTYEGYGPGGVAIFVEVMTDNRNRTVADIRHALNKMGGNLGTDGSVAYLFSKQGIISYSPEMDEDQLMEAALVAGAEDLATLGDGSFEIVTVPDQFLDVKQSLVESGLIPDNAEVTMVPSTTVELDEEGAEPILKLIDMLEDLDDVQNVYHNADISADVMEALHQ; encoded by the coding sequence ATGGCTGGACACAGTAAATGGGCCAACATCAAGCACCGTAAAGCGGCTCAGGACGCCAAACGCGGTAAGATTTTCACCAAGATCATTCGCGAGTTGACGGTGGCGGCCCGTCAGGGCGGGGGAAACCCGGATGACAATCCGCGATTGCGGGGCGTCATCGACAAGGCCCTGACTGCCAACATGAAGAAGGACACCATCGAGCGCGCCGTTGAGCGGGGCGCCGGGGATGGTGACGACAGCAATTACGAGGAACCGACCTACGAAGGGTACGGTCCTGGTGGCGTTGCGATCTTTGTGGAAGTCATGACGGATAACCGCAACCGCACCGTGGCCGACATTCGTCATGCCCTGAACAAGATGGGCGGCAACCTCGGCACTGATGGTTCGGTAGCGTATCTTTTCAGTAAGCAGGGTATTATCAGCTACAGCCCGGAGATGGACGAAGACCAGCTGATGGAAGCGGCCCTGGTTGCCGGTGCCGAGGACCTGGCGACGCTCGGCGACGGGTCTTTCGAGATAGTCACCGTGCCAGATCAGTTCCTCGACGTTAAACAGTCCCTGGTGGAGTCCGGCCTGATACCCGATAACGCAGAAGTCACTATGGTGCCCTCAACCACCGTAGAGCTGGATGAGGAGGGAGCAGAGCCCATCCTCAAGCTCATCGATATGCTGGAAGACCTGGACGATGTGCAGAATGTCTATCACAACGCCGATATATCGGCGGACGTGATGGAGGCACTCCATCAATAA
- the ruvC gene encoding crossover junction endodeoxyribonuclease RuvC — translation MSIIMGVDPGSRITGYGVVRAEGRVIEYIDSGCIRVGEKPMAERLQTIFHSLATLIGEYRPEEFAIEQVFMARNPDSALKLGQARGAAIVAAANSGLPVHEYSARQVKQAVVGKGGADKSQVQHMVQVLLALSRKPQADAADALAIALCHAHMSQSVARLASGGGGKVRSGRVRRQ, via the coding sequence GTGTCGATAATCATGGGGGTGGACCCCGGGTCGCGCATTACCGGTTACGGCGTTGTACGGGCTGAAGGCCGTGTGATTGAGTACATTGACAGTGGTTGTATCCGGGTGGGTGAGAAGCCCATGGCGGAACGCCTGCAAACCATCTTCCACAGCCTGGCCACGTTGATTGGTGAGTACCGCCCCGAAGAATTCGCCATTGAGCAGGTGTTCATGGCCCGTAACCCGGATTCAGCGTTGAAGTTGGGGCAGGCCAGAGGAGCTGCGATTGTAGCGGCCGCCAACAGCGGTTTGCCCGTTCACGAGTATTCCGCCCGCCAGGTTAAGCAGGCGGTGGTGGGTAAGGGTGGTGCTGACAAGTCCCAGGTCCAGCATATGGTCCAGGTGTTGCTGGCGCTGTCCCGCAAGCCCCAGGCCGACGCCGCAGATGCCCTGGCGATTGCGCTATGCCACGCCCACATGAGCCAGAGCGTTGCCAGGCTGGCATCTGGCGGTGGCGGAAAAGTGCGCAGTGGCCGGGTCCGAAGACAATAA